A region from the Hippoglossus hippoglossus isolate fHipHip1 chromosome 16, fHipHip1.pri, whole genome shotgun sequence genome encodes:
- the aste1a gene encoding protein asteroid homolog 1: protein MGVKDLTRLLDTNRSIYREAEFRRQRLVVDGCNLLFLLYLRSDLDQNHGGDYAAFEEEIEKFVTALRLCEIEPYVVMDGGSGNTNNKMETKKQRAEGNIRNCHQAAVEGTRLGVLPLCSKMVFVQTLDRLKVPLAQCYGEADQQIAALASEWQCPVLSNDSDFFIFDLPAGLLPISHFQWKALEQNGSSFYIPCKSYHRSRLCTFFHIQPQLLPTFAALAGNDYLKLERMKLSIRWDQFDPTLGEKPNRLRGLLSWLSGFLTPQEAREAALGLMGNLSSQRKAEVLENLTLGMEMYQLPPSSLETFFIHGITPLIPAAGEEVGDRVPDWMCRPLMQARLSGDILDVLQLQRKGLHMPVDSKDMPSAALTSRPLRQLMYGLLLGRDTCLQVEEWDRDGLQLKFILVQPDVRSVTRRLELRSLNKVEQSERLQVILQALKVTERSLSRLPPQLRLPVAVTRFWLQNAQPAPDKVLLKSLLLWLSDGDALRHAAVLQPENPHQEPKLDLNVAHAFNQWQMCLKDSVQLNHLLSCPLPEQHIARWYEGTLVHRLVHRMRTIGDLRDILKGDLSNVRLYKSMLSVVHRSQKALRKTQKTALWRQPLDNLQQLSVQYEDQEAATEMKSFIRAQDDLSLDDVVMVKTRYKTRERNNRCKQSRGRDLL from the exons ATGGGGGTGAAGGACCTGACCCGGCTGCTGGACACCAACCGGAGCATCTACCGGGAGGCTGAGTTCCGGAGGCAGCGGCTGGTGGTCGACGGCTGCAACCTGCTCTTCCTGCTCTACCTGCGCTCAG ATCTGGACCAGAATCACGGTGGGGATTATGCTGCCTTTGAGGAAGAGATTGAGAAGTTTGTCACAGCCCTCAGACTCTGTGAGATCGAGCCATACGTGGTAATGGACGGAGGCTCAGGCAACACCAACAACAAGATGGAAACCAAGAAGCAAAGAGCTGAGGGCAATATCAGGAACTGCCACCAGGCAGCAGTGGAGGGCACGAGGTTGGGAGTCCTGCCACTGTGCAGCAAGATGGTGTTCGTGCAGACGCTGGACCGCCTCAAGGTCCCGCTGGCCCAGTGCTACGGAGAAGCCGACCAGCAGATCGCCGCCCTAGCCAGCGAGTGGCAGTGCCCGGTGCTTTCCAATGACAGTGACTTCTTCATTTTCGATCTCCCGGCAGGACTGCTGCCCATCAGTCATTTCCAGTGGAAGGCCCTGGAGCAGAACGGCTCGAGCTTCTACATCCCCTGTAAGAGCTACCACAGGTCCCGCCTctgcaccttcttccacatccAGCCACAGCTCCTACCCACCTTCGCCGCCTTGGCCGGGAACGACTACTTGAAGCTGGAGAGGATGAAGTTGTCCATCAGATGGGATCAGTTTGATCCAACATTGGGTGAGAAACCAAATCGCCTCAGAGGGCTGCTCTCCTGGTTGAGCGGCTTCCTGACGCCTCAGGAGGCGCGGGAGGCAGCGCTGGGGCTGATGGGAAACCTGAGCAGCCAGAGAAAGGCAGAGGTGCTGGAGAACCTGACTCTGGGGATGGAGATGTACCAGCTGCCTCCTAGCTCCCTGGAGACGTTCTTCATCCATGGGATCACGCCACTGATTCCAGCAGCGGGAGAAGAA GTGGGGGATCGTGTCCCGGACTGGATGTGCCGTCCTCTGATGCAGGCCCGGCTGTCTGGAGACATCCTGGAcgttctgcagctgcagagaaagggCCTCCACATGCCTGTTGACTCCAAAGACATGCCCAGCGCTGCCCTGACCTCCAGGCCGCTCCGCCAGCTGATGTACGGGCTGCTGCTGGGCAGAGACACTTGTCTCCAGGTGGAGGAGTGGGACAGAGACGGCCTCCAGCTGAAATTCATCCTGGTCCAACCAGACGTCAGATCAGTCACTCGGCGGCTCGAACTCCGCTCGCTGAACAAG GTGGAGCAATCCGAGCGCCTGCAGGTGATTCTTCAGGCCTTGAAGGTGACGGAGAGGTCTCTGAGCCGCCTGCCGCCTCAGCTGCGCCTCCCGGTGGCCGTCACCCGCTTCTGGCTGCAGAACGCTCAGCCTGCTCCAGACAAGGTGCTGCTGAAGtcgctgctgctgtggctgagtGACGGAGACGCCCTGAGACACGCAGCAG TGCTGCAGCCTGAAAATCCACATCAGGAGCCGAAGCTGGATTTGAACGTGGCTCACGCCTTCAACCAGTGGCAGATGTGCCTGAAGGACAGCGTCCAGCTGAACCATCTGCTGAGCTGCCCCCTCCCCGAGCAGCACATCGCACG GTGGTATGAGGGGACGCTGGTCCACCGGCTGGTCCACAGGATGAGGACGATTGGAGACCTGAGGGACATTCTGAAGGGAGATCTGTCCAATGTGAGACTGTACAAATCCATGCTGTCTGTCGTCCACCGCTCTCAGAAAGCGTTGAGGAAGACCCAGAAGACGGCTCTGTGGCGGCAGCCTCTGgacaacctgcagcagctgtccGTCCAGTACGAAGACCAGGAGGCCGCCACTGAGATGAAGAGCTTCATCAGAGCGCAGGACGATCTGTCTCTGGACGATGTGGTGATGGTGAAAACGCGATAcaaaaccagagagagaaacaaccgGTGCAAACAGTCGAGGGGCCGGGACCTCCTCTAA